The sequence TCGTCCGCGCCGACGGCTCGGTGGGGTGCCGCTTCTTGGGGGAGAAGACGAGCGGCGCCATTGACGGGCGATCGATTCGCCATTCGGTGGGCGCGCCGGTGGACGTCTATCGCGAGTGGGTTCGCTTCTGGCGGCGTTCGATTGTTGAGGAAAGACAAGACCCAGCCTCACTGCGGGCACGTCCAGAGGCCACGTTCTTCGTGCAAGCGGCGGGAGAAGTGTGGCTCGATGACCGCCCCGATGCTTCTATCGAGGGCCTCGTCGGCGAGTACTTCCGTCGGCTGGTTGCAGATGAGGAACCGCCGGGTGCCCTCGAGTTGAAGGTCGAGGTGGAGCGGCTGCTCGCCGAGACTGGAATGTTGGCGCGCGCCGGTTTCAAACGGGATGTCGTCATCGAGTCGTCCGGGAACGTAGCCCGCCATCGCGAGCGTCTCAGGTTTCCCTATGCATTCGAGAACGGACATCGGCTGGTGGGGCACCGCGTTCCACTCGGCATCGAGACGCTGGTGCACGATGCGCTCTACCGGTACCTGAATCTGCCGCAGGACGTCCGCGCGATCTCATTCGTGCACGGGTTCGATGAAGTGGTCGGGTCGCCCGCCGCCGCCAATCTTGCGGCGCTGTCGACCGTCATCGACGTGGCGACACCTGCGGCAGCTGCTGAACTCGACAGACTGGTCCCGGCGTAACCGGCTCGCTCCGTCGGTGCGTGTCTGCGCTGAGTGTCGGCCCGCCATCTGGGGCTTCGCCGACGCCGTTCCCGGACGCGGCATGGCCGTCCGGTGACCCTCCGCGCCAAGCTCCCATCCCGAGCGGTTCACCGCGATGATCGGCAAGATGACCGCGATCGACCGCTCCGATGGTCAACGAACCGCCACCGCGGTCAGCGGCGCGTTCCAGAAGGTGGGTGGCGACCGATGAGCCTGCGCTTCCGGCGGAGCATCCGGATCGCCCCGGGGATCAGGATCAACCTCACGAAGACCGGGCTCGGCCTCACGGTCGGCCCGCGCGGCGCCCACTACAGCGTCCACTCCTCGGGTCGCCGGACCCGCTCGGCCGGCCTGCCCGGCACGGGGCTGTACTACCAGTCGCGGAGCGGTGGCGGAGTCCGTCGAGCGACGAGTGCCCGAGCGCGGATGGTCCAGGCTCCCACGCTGCCGCGACCGCGCACCGTGGCCGAGACGATCCCCCATCCTGGCCTCTTCGCCTCGGCTGCCGAGAAGGCGTACCACGCTGGGCTCCTCGCCCATCTCGGCGGCGACGAGGCGAGCACCGTCACCCGCTTCGAGGAGGTCCTCGCGGCCGACCCGACGATCACCTCGGCGCACATCTTCGCGGGCTTCGCGGCAACCGCCCTCGGCGACGTCCCTCGGGCGATCGCCCACCTCGAGGCGGTGGTCGGGGGCGCCCATCCGCTGCCGGATCGGTTCGAGACGAAGTACCTCACCGGCGCCGGTGTCGCGCCGTCGCTCGCCGTCCGGATCACCCACGCCGTCTCGGCCCATGTCCCGTTCTCCGAGCTCGGCGCGGCGCTCGGCCTCGCCGAGCTCTACCAGGGCGCCGGCAGGCTCAGTGAGGCGATCGGCATCGTGGCCCAGATCCACACCGCGGTGCCCGACCCGATCGTCCGGCTCTCGCTCTGCGATCTCCTCTTCGCCGAGGCGGACTACGGCGGAGTCGTCGAGACCGCGACCGGCGTCGTCAATGGCTCGGACATCGAGCTCGAGACCCTTCATCTGCGGGCCGTCGCGTTCGCCGCGCTCGGCGACGACACGGCGGCGATGGACGCCTTCCGCGCCGCCCTCGCGAAGACTGCCGGGCGAGATCCGGGTCTCCTCACCGCGATCCGCTACGACCGAGCGCTCGCCTACGAGAAACTTGGCCAGCACGCCCGGGCCAAGGCCGACCTCGAGCGCGTGTACGCCGCCGATCCGGGCTTCGAGGACGTGCAGGCGCGCCTCGCGGCGATGGCGGGCCCCGCGTCGGCGTAGCCGCCCGCGCTCCAGCGCCACGAACCCATCGTGTCCCGGCCCGAAGGGCATCGTCGAGCCCTGGAGGCTATGCGGCGACCGCTGTGGGACGCATGACCGCGCGGTCGTAGACGACGACGCGCCAGAAGAGCGTCCGGGCCTCGGCGTGCGGCTGGAGGCCGTGGCCCGCGACGAGCGCATCGATATGCCCGTTCGGATGGGCGCGCGCCCGGTATGCCATCCGTCGAAGCCAGAACCCGACGTTCATCACCCGCAGGGCCGTTCGGATGAACCACCGATCGCGCGGCAGGACGAGGCCATAGAGGGAGTTCGCCTTGGCCGCCGAGAGACCGACGAGTGCGTCCGCGTCGGCGTAGCAGCAGACCACCCGATCGAGGGTCACGATGTCGGCGGTGCCGATCTCCGCGGCGCGTTCGACGAAGTCGCCGTCGACGAACTCGATCCGATCGAGAAGGTTCGCCGCCCGGGCCACCTCGCGGGCGACCCGGAGATAGGCCGGCGCCGCGTCGACGATGACGGCGTGGCCCGCTCCAGCCGCGAGGAGTTCTCGATCGATGATCCCGATCCCGCCCCCGATGTCGAGGATCGTCGCCCCGCCGACCCGGTTCCGCCCGAGCAGGTCGAGGAGGAGGCGGGTCGTCCTATCGGGCCCCTGCCGACGATACCGATCGCGGTCCCGCTCGGCGATCCGCCGGTCGAACTTCGCCGCGAGGCCGTTACAGCCGCAGGCATCCATGGCCAGAGCGTAGACGACGGACGAGGCTCGCGGAAGCCCAATGATCAACCAACTCGATGACCAGCTCGTGGGCGTGCCGCCCTCGTCGGCCGATACGTCTACTGGCGCCGCCGCGGACGAGTGGCCGGCCCACGTTCCTGGACGACCGGCAGGACAGGTAGCTGGGACCGTCGGTCTTCGGGTGACTCGGGCCTGGGCGCGGCGAGGTCGCGCGTGGCGCGGTCACGGTGTCCGAACAGCTCCAGCCACGCGTCATCGATCAGAGGATCGACCGCAGCGGGTAAATGGCGCAGCCAGCCATTGATCGGCATGCGGCCCAGTGTGGCCCCATCACCGCCGCGGCGCTCATCCTGGCGACCTCGCCCGCACGGGGGTGAGCGTGCTGTCGCGCTACGCGGCAGGCCACTGACGTAGGTGTCCCAGCCCCACGATCGGAGCATGTGTCGGGCGCTCACCCTGAAGGTCACCCTCGGCGATCACGTCGTTGCGAATCCGATCGCGAGGACCACCACCGCCGCGAGGGCCGCGACTCCCGACTGTCCCGTCAGCCGGCCAGCGCCGGGATCGCGGACTGCGGATCGCCACGCCAGGAGCGCGAGCGATCCAGCCCCAAGGAGCGGGAGGCCGATCGAGAACGCGGCGAGGAAGCCGAGTGGCAGGAGACCACCGGCGCAGGCTGCTGCCATCGTCGCGCGCCTCGCCGGGGCTTCGGTGAAAGCCGCCACGCCACTGAGGATCGCGAGCCCGACAAGGACCGCGAGGACGAACCCGACTCG is a genomic window of Chloroflexota bacterium containing:
- a CDS encoding DUF4236 domain-containing protein; the encoded protein is MSLRFRRSIRIAPGIRINLTKTGLGLTVGPRGAHYSVHSSGRRTRSAGLPGTGLYYQSRSGGGVRRATSARARMVQAPTLPRPRTVAETIPHPGLFASAAEKAYHAGLLAHLGGDEASTVTRFEEVLAADPTITSAHIFAGFAATALGDVPRAIAHLEAVVGGAHPLPDRFETKYLTGAGVAPSLAVRITHAVSAHVPFSELGAALGLAELYQGAGRLSEAIGIVAQIHTAVPDPIVRLSLCDLLFAEADYGGVVETATGVVNGSDIELETLHLRAVAFAALGDDTAAMDAFRAALAKTAGRDPGLLTAIRYDRALAYEKLGQHARAKADLERVYAADPGFEDVQARLAAMAGPASA
- a CDS encoding methyltransferase domain-containing protein translates to MDACGCNGLAAKFDRRIAERDRDRYRRQGPDRTTRLLLDLLGRNRVGGATILDIGGGIGIIDRELLAAGAGHAVIVDAAPAYLRVAREVARAANLLDRIEFVDGDFVERAAEIGTADIVTLDRVVCCYADADALVGLSAAKANSLYGLVLPRDRWFIRTALRVMNVGFWLRRMAYRARAHPNGHIDALVAGHGLQPHAEARTLFWRVVVYDRAVMRPTAVAA